A region from the Haloarcula limicola genome encodes:
- a CDS encoding TrmB family transcriptional regulator has translation MSDQPPAETETIRAKLQQYGFSETAAETYLAVVERGSATASTVAEAAGVSTSYVYDVCDDLAADGFVAVDDHRTPTEIRAVPPAEAFGALRTDLDALESAVTARYERPADDEETFEVVKSRATIGKRLVDHIDAAESEVILQLPARRLPVVADALRRARERGVLVLLTLGADEGDGSKSDPEVVSETGGRLDGLANVVRSGLAGAPSLLATDQERGFVSPATMLSWDHDQTRAITFRQDAVASVLVGSYLGNYWPMGEELLVTRPPSLPATYEMFRHTVFAAELRMRTGTDVSVDLYARRVGTDDPFETVTGTVVDARQNLVEPGNSDFGFENSLIVDTGTERISVGGYGAFLEDYECKRATLRSA, from the coding sequence ATGTCGGACCAACCTCCAGCAGAGACGGAAACGATACGCGCGAAACTCCAGCAGTACGGCTTCTCCGAGACCGCGGCCGAGACGTACCTCGCGGTCGTCGAGCGCGGCTCGGCGACGGCGAGCACCGTCGCGGAGGCCGCCGGCGTCTCGACCAGTTACGTCTACGACGTCTGCGACGACCTCGCGGCCGACGGTTTCGTCGCCGTCGACGACCACCGGACGCCCACGGAGATCCGAGCGGTGCCGCCCGCCGAGGCGTTCGGAGCGCTCCGGACCGACCTCGACGCCCTCGAATCGGCCGTCACCGCCCGATACGAGCGCCCGGCCGACGACGAGGAGACGTTCGAAGTCGTCAAATCGCGGGCGACCATCGGGAAGCGACTGGTGGATCACATCGACGCCGCCGAGTCCGAGGTGATCCTCCAGTTGCCCGCCCGCCGGTTACCCGTCGTCGCCGACGCGCTCAGGCGGGCCCGCGAGCGCGGCGTCCTGGTGTTGCTGACGCTCGGGGCCGACGAGGGCGACGGGTCGAAGTCGGACCCCGAGGTCGTCTCGGAGACGGGCGGTCGCCTCGACGGGCTCGCGAACGTCGTCAGGTCCGGGCTGGCCGGCGCGCCGTCGCTGTTGGCGACCGACCAGGAGCGGGGGTTCGTCTCGCCGGCGACCATGCTGAGCTGGGACCACGACCAGACCCGCGCCATCACGTTCAGACAGGACGCCGTCGCCTCAGTACTGGTCGGGTCGTATCTGGGAAACTACTGGCCGATGGGCGAGGAACTGCTCGTTACCCGCCCGCCTTCGTTGCCAGCGACCTACGAGATGTTCCGTCACACCGTCTTCGCGGCGGAACTCCGGATGCGAACTGGGACCGACGTCAGCGTCGACCTCTACGCCCGGCGGGTCGGGACCGACGACCCCTTCGAAACCGTCACCGGGACCGTCGTCGACGCCCGACAGAACCTCGTCGAACCCGGGAACAGCGACTTCGGCTTCGAGAACTCGCTGATAGTCGACACCGGGACCGAACGCATCAGCGTCGGCGGCTACGGCGCGTTCCTCGAGGACTACGAGTGCAAACGGGCGACCCTCCGTTCGGCGTAA